From Candidatus Neptunochlamydia vexilliferae, a single genomic window includes:
- a CDS encoding amidohydrolase family protein encodes MSKVYEGEIIDGHMHLWDLSRGEYPWLQGADNHFEDIIGDYKKMKRNFFLPEYQEWIKPHHVTKSVHIETNAAPTKGLHETEWLQKIADEKGFPHGIVAYADLSDPDIENVTKEQCQFPNVRGIRQILFEREGEPSLLNAPHCQKGLKYLASQNLTFDIAIFGKQIKDAAKVVKEYDDVLFILDHLGWPLDVTDSGFTKWKEDLASLATCPNCYLKLSGIGLVFQRLDQENIKRFLHAGIELFGEDRCLFGSNVPPAALFISYAELIGMFKEAFSTFDIKVQHKLFYENAKEFYGI; translated from the coding sequence ATGAGTAAGGTCTACGAAGGGGAAATCATCGATGGCCACATGCATCTTTGGGATCTATCCCGCGGAGAATATCCCTGGCTCCAGGGAGCCGACAACCACTTCGAAGATATCATCGGCGACTACAAGAAGATGAAAAGAAACTTCTTTCTTCCCGAATACCAAGAGTGGATCAAACCCCATCACGTCACCAAAAGCGTCCATATCGAAACCAACGCAGCCCCTACCAAAGGACTCCATGAAACCGAATGGCTCCAAAAAATTGCCGATGAAAAAGGTTTTCCCCACGGCATTGTCGCCTACGCCGACTTGAGCGATCCCGACATTGAAAATGTGACCAAAGAACAGTGTCAATTTCCCAACGTACGAGGCATCCGCCAAATCCTTTTTGAAAGAGAAGGAGAACCCAGTCTTCTGAATGCTCCCCATTGTCAAAAAGGACTTAAGTACCTAGCCTCTCAAAATCTCACCTTTGACATTGCCATCTTTGGCAAGCAGATAAAAGATGCCGCCAAAGTTGTCAAAGAATATGATGATGTGCTCTTTATTCTTGACCACTTGGGATGGCCTCTCGATGTCACAGATAGTGGCTTTACAAAGTGGAAAGAAGATCTTGCCTCCTTGGCAACCTGTCCCAACTGCTACCTGAAGCTCAGCGGTATTGGTCTTGTTTTCCAAAGGCTCGATCAGGAAAACATCAAGCGATTTCTCCATGCAGGGATCGAACTGTTCGGAGAAGACCGGTGTCTTTTTGGAAGCAATGTCCCTCCTGCTGCCCTCTTTATCTCCTATGCAGAGCTGATCGGCATGTTCAAGGAAGCCTTCAGTACCTTTGACATCAAGGTCCAACACAAGCTTTTCTACGAAAATGCCAAAGAGTTCTACGGCATCTAA